The nucleotide sequence ACTCCTGCACTCGATTGCGTTCTGCCCCAGGGACGACCTGCATGGACGGGTGGTGGACTGCTCGGCGGAGGGCTTCGCGCAGGCGATGGATGTCTCCGTGCACTCCTTCTTGCGCATGCTCCAGCGGGCAGAACCGCTGATGGAGCGTGGCGGGACCTGCATGACGGTAAGCTTCTACGGCTCCGAGAAGGTCGTGGAGCACTACAACATCATGGGGCCGGTGAAGGCCGCCCTAGAGGCTGTCGTCCGCTACACCGCCGCAGAACTCGGCCCGAAAGGTATTTCGGTGCATGCGCTGTCGCCTGGACCACTCAAAACGCGCGCTGCATCCGGCATTGCCGAGTTCGACAAGCTGCTCAACAGCGCGGCTGAGCAGGCACCCACCCACATGCTCGCGACCATCGACGATGTGGGTGCCTATGCCGCCTTCCTGGCGAGCAGGGAAGCAGCCAACGTCACGGGTGGCATTCACCTGATCGATGGCGGCTACAGCATCGTTGGATGATGTTTGGGGGAGATGATGGAGTATTTCGCCCAAGGCGCGGCCGCGAGCGAGCTTCTGTTGCGTGCAGCCTCGCGTCAGTGGTCGGCGATCTCGAGCGCACACATCGAGCGAAGCCTGAGAAATCTTGAGCGCCTGCACACCAGCTTCCAGGAGACGGTGAGCTCCGCGATGAGTGGGTCGCTGCCTCAGGATTGGGCTGCATATCTACGCGATCGCGCCGAGCGGACCGTCCTCACCCTCGATGCGCTGTGTGAGCGTGGGGACATCTTCATCGCGCACGAGGGTGCTGGTTGTCCTCCGGTGTTGATCTACGACTATGAGGTGGTGATGGATGGTCGCGATCTACCGCGGCCCTGCAACTACATGCTGCTGCGCATCGTGCCACCCGCGGGCGTGACCGTGTTGGACAGCAAGCGTCCCTACGTCATCATCGATCCGCGGGCGGGGCACGGCGCTGGCATCGGCGGCTTCAAGTTCGACAGCCAGGTCGGCGTGGCACTCGCGCGCGGCAACCCGGTCTACTTCGTGGGATTCCGCCGTGATCCTGAGGTCGGGCAGACGCTGGCCGATGTGGCCCAAGCCGAGGCGACGTTCGTCCGTACGATCGTGCGGCGTCATCCCGAAAGCCCGATGCCGGCCATCATCGGCAACTGCCAGGGCGGCTGGGCGGCACTGCTGCTTGCAGCGACCAATCCCGACCTCAGCGGCCCAATCGTGCTCAATGGTGCGCCGGTAGCAGCCTGGTCCGGTGAGGTCGGCACCAACCCGATGCGCTACAAAGCTGGGCTCATCGGCGGAACCTGGCAGGCAATGTTCTGGTCGGACATCGGCGGCGGTGTGTTCGATGGGGCGCACCTCGTCAACAACTTTGAGATACTCAATCCCAGCCGCAACTACTTCGGCAAGTACTACGACCTTTTCACCACCATCGACACCGGTCGCACGCGTTTCCTCGAGTTCGAGAAATGGTGGGGCGGCATGTTCCTCATGAACGAGCCGGAGATCCGCTGGATTGTCGAACAGCTGTTTGTCGGTAACAAGCTTGTCAAGAACACTGCGCAGATCGAGCCCGGTCGGCTCATCGAGCTTAAGAGCATACGCGCACCCATCATCCTGTTCGCGAGTTTCGGAGACAACATCACTCCGCCGCAGCAGGCGCTGAATTGGCTCGTCGACACCTACTCCGACGTCGATGAGATGCGTATCCACGGTCAGCGCATCATCTACATGCTCAATGAGGAGGTCGGCCACCTCGGCATCTTCGTCTCGGCCAAAATCGCCAGGAAGGAGCATACCGAGGTCAGCTCGGTCATGCGAACGATCGAGAGCCTGCCGCCGGGCCTCTACGAGATGAAGATCGAGGCGGCGCAAGGAGACGGGGTCGACCGGCAGTTCACGGTTGCGTTCTACGAACGCACACTCGACGATGTGCGCCGGATCGACGACGGTCGCCTCGACGAAAGGCCCTTCGCCGCCGTGGACCGCTTCTCCGCCGCGCAGGCCGAGGCCTACGATGTGCTGGTCCGGCCCCTCGTTAAGGCGATGGTGACGACCCCTGTGGCCGAGGCAAGCCGCGCGTTGCATCCCCTGCGGGTGCAGCGTCGGATGATGTCGACGCAGAACCCGTTTGCAGCCCCGCTCCGCATGATGGCCGACGTGGTCAAGCCAGGCCGACGCGAGCTCCCGGCAGACAATCCGTTCGCCGCGGCCGAGGCTATGATGGCGGACATGTTCGCTCAGTCGCTCGATCTCTTCCGCGATATGCGCGACATGGCCTACGAGCAGGCGTTCTTCGCACTGTGGAATTCCCCCTGGGCGCAGGACTACGGCAAGCCACACGATCACCATCGTACCCTCGAGAGCGCGGCGGAGCTGCGCGCGCTGCCCGAGGTGGCGATCGCGCTCGGTCACCTGCGGGCTGGCGGATTTGTCGAGGCGGTCGTTCGCATGCTCGTCCTGCTGGCTCAGTCGGCGGGAAGCGTCCGACGCGACAGGCTCGAGCGATCGGCTCAGATGCTCGCCGACAACGAACCATTCCGCTCGCTGACCGCCGCCGAGCGAGCGCGGATCATCCACGAGCAGACTCTGATCGTGCGCTTCGCGCCCACCGAGGCAATCGAGACGCTCCTAGATCTACTGCCGAGCCCTGCGGAGCGTGAGCTTGCGCTGAGACTCGTGCATTACATCCCGGGGCGGCTCAGTGAGATGGCGCCGGGCACCCTCGGTCTGCTCCAGCGTCTCCACGCGGCACTTGAGGTGCCGCCGATCAATAAGGACGTTCTCGAGAACCCATTGGGCGGCAGGGGCGAGGCGCCCGATCAGCTGGCTGGTTGGGCTCGAGGGGCCGATCGACGGACCGCGTCCCAGACCGGAGCCGCCGCTGAATGATCCGCGAGAACAGGACTTTTGCAGAGATCCGGCCTGGCGACTCCGCCGAACTGATGCGGACCTGCACGGCGGACGACTTCTTCGTCTTCGCCACCGCATCAGGCAACCATAATCCGTTGCACCTGCCCGAACACGACCATGATGGCGATGGCGTGAAAGACGAGCCGATCGCACCGGCGATGTGGGTCGGCTCGTTGATCTCGGCGGTGCTCGGCAACATCCTGCCCGGACCCGGTACGCTCTATCGCGCGCAAGATCTGCAGTTCCTTGGCCATGCCCAGGCCGGCGACGACCTCGTCGCCCGCGTCACCGTGCTCGAGAAGCACGACGATGGCAGGGTTCGGCTTGCGACCATCGTCGAGCGACCCTCGGACGGGGCGACGCTGGTGCGCGGCGAGGCGTTGGTTCAGGCGCCCTCAGCAAAGCTCAGCTTTGAGGATCTCGATCTCCCGGGGCTGGTGGTCCAGCGCCACAGGCATTTCGATACCCTTCTCGAGCGCGCCCGGGCGCTGCCGCCGCTCACCGTTGCCGTCGTCGCACCGGAGGAACCGAATTCGCTGGGCGGCGCGCTACTCGCGGCCGAGCATCATCTGATCACCCCCATCTTCGTCGGCGATCGGACCAGGATCGAGGCGGCGGCGCGTGAGATCGGCAGAAGCATCACCCAGGTCGAGATCGTCGACACCAGCGGGCACGTTGCAGCCGCGAACAAGGCCGTCGACCTCATCGCTGCAGGTCGTGCCCAGGCGCTGATGAAGGGACATCTCCATACCGACGATCTCCTGCGCGCCGCATTGCGCAAGGACAACGGCCTGCGCAGCGGTCGACGCCTGACACACGTCTTCGTCATGGACGTCCCGGGGCTCGCCCACCCCCTGCTCGTCACTGATGCCGCGATCAACATCACCCCGGACCTCACGACCAAGGTCGATATCGTGCAGAACGCGATCGATCTCGCCATCTCACTCGGGATCCCCGAGCCGAAGGTCGGTATTCTGTCGGCGGTCGAGACGGTCAATCCGGCGATCCCCTCCTCCGTCGACGCGGCGCTGCTGTCCAAGATGGCCGAGCGCGGTCAGATCACGGGTGGGATCGTCGATGGGCCACTCGCCATGGACAACGCACTGGACCTCAAGGCTGCGCGAACCAAGGGCCTTACGGGTGCCGTAGCCGGTCAGGCCGAGGTGTTGGTGGTGCCGGGGCTCGACGCCGGCAACATGCTCGCCAAGCAGCTCACCTATATCTCGAAAGCCGAGGGAGCAGGACTCGTCATGGGCGCGAAGGTGCCGATCATCATGACGTCGCGGGCCGACGGCGAGAAGGCGCGCTTGGCCTCCTGTGCGGTCGCCGCGGTACATCACGCGCGAGTCTCCGCTAGCAGGGTCGCGGAGCTTGCGCAGCAGTGAGCCGGTCGATTGCCCTGACGCTCAACGCGGGCTCCTCCTCACTGAAATTTGCTGTCTACGATATCGCACGGGGCGAGCCCGAGGAGATCGCCATCGGCCTGATCGAACGGATCGGCGATCGGCCGCGCATCAAGATGAAGGCCGGAGGCGAGCTGTTCGAGAGCCGTGATCTCGGCGCGCGGGAGACGGATACTCCCGCAAGTACACTCGATATCGTGCTCACGTTCCTGCAGGAGCATCTCGGCGAGTTGAACGTGACGGCCGTCGGGCACCGCGTTGTTCATGGCGGACCGCATTATGCCGTGCCCGTGCTGGTCACAAGCGCGATGCTCGATGAGTTGCGCGCGTTGTCGTCGTTCGCCCCGCTCCACCAACCGCACAACATCGCCGGCATCGAGGCAGCACTGACGGCCTTTCCCGAAGCGATCCAGGTTGCCTGCTTCGACACGGCATTCCACCGGCACCAGCCCAAGGTGAACGACGTTTTTGCGCTACCGCGCGAGTATTATGACAAGGGTGTGCGGCGGTACGGCTTCCATGGGCTGAGCTACGAGTACATCGCGGGCGAGCTGAAGCGCATTGCGCCGTTGCTCTATGACGGCCGCGTCGTCGTTGCGCATCTCGGCAATGGCGCCTCGATGTGTGCCATGCTCGGCGGTCGCTCCATCGCCTCCACCATGGGGTTCACGGCGCTTGACGGCCTGCCGATGGGGACACGCTGCGGACAGATCGATCCGGGTGTCGTCTTCTACCTCGTGCAGCAGGAGGGGAAGACGATCGATGAAGTGCGCGAGCTGTTCTACAGCAAGTCAGGCCTCCTCGGCCTGTCCGGGCTGTCGAACGATATGTGCACGCTGGAGGCGGCCGCAACGCCCGAGGCGATGGAAGCGATCGACTATTTCGTCTTCCGGATCCGGCGCGAGCTCGGCGGCTTAGCCGCGGCACTTGGTGGTATTGATGCCTTGGTGTTCTGCGGTGGTATCGGCGAGAACTCGCGTTACATCCGTGAACGCGTTTGCGAGGGGCTGGACTGGATTGGGATCGAGCTCGATCGCGAGCGCAACAAGGCGAGCGAGCGGCGGATCAACGGATCGTTCAGCCGGACCCACGTGCTTGTTATCCCGACGAATGAAGAAATCGTCATCGCTCGGGCAGTCAAGAATTTAATGCGGAGCCCATACTGTTGATCATCTCTAACGTGATGTGTTGTTTTTTATGCAAGTATCTCTGTCATCCATTCTAACATAAAGCAAAATTGTGTCTAGTATTTTTTTTTATGCATCTTCGATTGTATATTTCAGATGTGGCTTGTGAATCGCTGTAAACTTGCCGAAAACATCAATCGACCGCAACAAATCCAATACGTACTGGTTCGGCGCTTATTTTTGGTAAGGCGGTCAAAGCTATGTTGACCTGCGTATAATGTTTTACCAGGTGGATCGGATGGCCATCGAACATGCCCTCGAATATGATCAGGCTGCCAGATTGGCTTATGCGCCTCACATGAAAAGTTCGACCCCCTGCATCGGAGACGAAATAGGCTCCGATTTCGTGCATGTGATCCAGTGACAACTCAAAAACACGGATGGCATGGATTAGAGCAATAAACGTCTGCTTGCTGGCCACATTTTCATCCGCCGGACCAGTCTGTTTATGCTCTTCTGTTGATCCACATGATCGCTTCTCTTCCACTGGTCTGCTATAATTGCTGGAAATTGATGTCATGCGGACATTCTCCATGTGCGGAGATACATATTCGATGGCGTGCCTGTGGAGATTGGCGCACTTGCGTGACCGAATGATGTAACGGAAAGTGCCAGATCACGTTGCCGCCAAGGTCAAGAGATCGTGTGGACACTCAGCTTTCGCTGCGTGGTCGACCTCGATGACTCGACCAAATTAACGGCCATCAACGTCGTTTTTTCAATCCATGCTGGCCCTCCGGGGTACGCAGCGGCGCCCCGGCATAGAAACAGATGCGCGGCTCTCCCGTGACGAGCGAGTTGGCCCGGGTGCGCGGGTCGGCACCGAGGTCCGGAATGACGAGCAGGTCCGGCTCAGTCGGGGCATAGGCGCAAACTGAGGCGTCGAGTGATCGGCCCCCACGCGGTAGTCCAAGTTCTACGTTAAGTGCCGGGTTGGCTTGAGGGTCCCCCAGATTTTGGTCCGGCCGAAAGGTGAGCCTCCGGGTCTCATTCGGCGACTTGTTGAGCCGCCGCCAAGGCGAATTCCTGGGGCGTCAGCCACCCCAGGGCGGTGTGAGGACGGCTCTCGTTGTACTGCCGCCGCCACGTCTCGATCTTGCTCCTCGCGTCGGCCAACGACAAGAACCAGTTCGCGTTCAGGCACTCGTCGCGCAGGCGGCCATTGAACGACTCGACCACGGCGTTGTCGGTCGGCTTGCCAGGCCGCGAGAAGTCCAGCGTGACGCCGTTCCCGTAGGCCCAGCGGTCGAGCGCCTTCGAGACGAACTCAGGCCCGTTATCGACCTGGATCGCGCGCGGCGCTCCGCGCAGCAGTGCCAAGCGGGCGACGGCAGCCACGACCTGCTCGCCTTTGATGCCTTGGTCGACCTCGATCGCCAGAGCCTCGCGCGTGAACGCATCGACGATCGTCAGGGCTGCTTCAGCGCGAAGACGATCTGCTCTTCGGTGAACCTGCTCTTCTTCACGGCTTCGATCCTCCCGTCAGGGTCTCACAAAACCGGAAAACTCCCACTCAGGACGGACCAAAGCGATGGGGGGACGTCAGTCAAGCGGGGGAAGATGCCGGAGGGCGGGGGCGAGAGGCGGCCGCCGACCGAGGACTGCACGACGCCGCTGGCGTTCGGGTCCGGGATGATGCGGCCCGGAAGCTCGACCGAGCGGTGGAAGCTGCCCTGTTCGGTCATGGTGGTGCGCAGGACCAGCAGGCGCTGAGTGGGCTTGGGCACGAAGACGGAGCCGTCGGGCAGGCGTTGCGCGAGGTCTGACGAGCCAGGGGCCCGGGGCTCGATCAGCACCGTCCCCTGCACCGGCGCGTCGTGGTCCTCGTCGCCATGCGCGAAGGCGGCCGTGCCGATGACGAGGGTGATGCCGACGGCGAGCAGGGCCACGGCCGGCGTACCCCGGCGCCCGCGGGCGAGTGCCGTCACGAGCGCGCCGAGCAGGAAGGCGACGGCGACCGCGGCCAAGAGGATCGGGTCCTTGGCGCCCAGGCGTTCCCTGACGCCGT is from Methylorubrum sp. B1-46 and encodes:
- the fabI gene encoding enoyl-ACP reductase FabI, which gives rise to MESRGPRGSCLAEDRVFSLKGNRALVVGVANDQSIAWGCARALRQQGADLAITYLNEKAEVYVRPLAEQLDAQIIMPLDVSQPGQMDALFEEIMNRWGRLDTLLHSIAFCPRDDLHGRVVDCSAEGFAQAMDVSVHSFLRMLQRAEPLMERGGTCMTVSFYGSEKVVEHYNIMGPVKAALEAVVRYTAAELGPKGISVHALSPGPLKTRAASGIAEFDKLLNSAAEQAPTHMLATIDDVGAYAAFLASREAANVTGGIHLIDGGYSIVG
- a CDS encoding DUF3141 domain-containing protein encodes the protein MMEYFAQGAAASELLLRAASRQWSAISSAHIERSLRNLERLHTSFQETVSSAMSGSLPQDWAAYLRDRAERTVLTLDALCERGDIFIAHEGAGCPPVLIYDYEVVMDGRDLPRPCNYMLLRIVPPAGVTVLDSKRPYVIIDPRAGHGAGIGGFKFDSQVGVALARGNPVYFVGFRRDPEVGQTLADVAQAEATFVRTIVRRHPESPMPAIIGNCQGGWAALLLAATNPDLSGPIVLNGAPVAAWSGEVGTNPMRYKAGLIGGTWQAMFWSDIGGGVFDGAHLVNNFEILNPSRNYFGKYYDLFTTIDTGRTRFLEFEKWWGGMFLMNEPEIRWIVEQLFVGNKLVKNTAQIEPGRLIELKSIRAPIILFASFGDNITPPQQALNWLVDTYSDVDEMRIHGQRIIYMLNEEVGHLGIFVSAKIARKEHTEVSSVMRTIESLPPGLYEMKIEAAQGDGVDRQFTVAFYERTLDDVRRIDDGRLDERPFAAVDRFSAAQAEAYDVLVRPLVKAMVTTPVAEASRALHPLRVQRRMMSTQNPFAAPLRMMADVVKPGRRELPADNPFAAAEAMMADMFAQSLDLFRDMRDMAYEQAFFALWNSPWAQDYGKPHDHHRTLESAAELRALPEVAIALGHLRAGGFVEAVVRMLVLLAQSAGSVRRDRLERSAQMLADNEPFRSLTAAERARIIHEQTLIVRFAPTEAIETLLDLLPSPAERELALRLVHYIPGRLSEMAPGTLGLLQRLHAALEVPPINKDVLENPLGGRGEAPDQLAGWARGADRRTASQTGAAAE
- a CDS encoding bifunctional enoyl-CoA hydratase/phosphate acetyltransferase; translation: MIRENRTFAEIRPGDSAELMRTCTADDFFVFATASGNHNPLHLPEHDHDGDGVKDEPIAPAMWVGSLISAVLGNILPGPGTLYRAQDLQFLGHAQAGDDLVARVTVLEKHDDGRVRLATIVERPSDGATLVRGEALVQAPSAKLSFEDLDLPGLVVQRHRHFDTLLERARALPPLTVAVVAPEEPNSLGGALLAAEHHLITPIFVGDRTRIEAAAREIGRSITQVEIVDTSGHVAAANKAVDLIAAGRAQALMKGHLHTDDLLRAALRKDNGLRSGRRLTHVFVMDVPGLAHPLLVTDAAINITPDLTTKVDIVQNAIDLAISLGIPEPKVGILSAVETVNPAIPSSVDAALLSKMAERGQITGGIVDGPLAMDNALDLKAARTKGLTGAVAGQAEVLVVPGLDAGNMLAKQLTYISKAEGAGLVMGAKVPIIMTSRADGEKARLASCAVAAVHHARVSASRVAELAQQ
- a CDS encoding acetate/propionate family kinase, with protein sequence MSRSIALTLNAGSSSLKFAVYDIARGEPEEIAIGLIERIGDRPRIKMKAGGELFESRDLGARETDTPASTLDIVLTFLQEHLGELNVTAVGHRVVHGGPHYAVPVLVTSAMLDELRALSSFAPLHQPHNIAGIEAALTAFPEAIQVACFDTAFHRHQPKVNDVFALPREYYDKGVRRYGFHGLSYEYIAGELKRIAPLLYDGRVVVAHLGNGASMCAMLGGRSIASTMGFTALDGLPMGTRCGQIDPGVVFYLVQQEGKTIDEVRELFYSKSGLLGLSGLSNDMCTLEAAATPEAMEAIDYFVFRIRRELGGLAAALGGIDALVFCGGIGENSRYIRERVCEGLDWIGIELDRERNKASERRINGSFSRTHVLVIPTNEEIVIARAVKNLMRSPYC